TGGTCCACGTGTTATCGAGCAAACTGTGCGTGAAAAATTGCCAGAAGGCTTCCAACGCAGTGAATTTTTACTTGAAAAAGGGGCGATTGATATGATCGTACATCGTAAACAGATGCGTGATACCCTTTCTCGCTTGGTGGCAAAACTCACCAACCAACCGACACCATTTAAAACGGGCGAATTGATTGAAACAGAAGCGGAAGTTGTAAACGAATAATGACTGATTTAATCATCCCAAAAGCCACGGATTCTTTGGAAACGTGGCTTTCCTATTTGGAAAAGTCCCATTTCAAACCAATTGATATGGGCTTAGACCGCATTCGAAACGTTGCGGAAACGCTCCATTTACTCAAACCTGCTCCTTATGTGATTACCGTGGCTGGCACAAACGGCAAAGGTTCGACCTGCAAATTGCTGGAAACGGTGCTGCTGAAAAAAGGCTTGAAAGTGGGCGTCTATTCCTCGCCGCATCTCATTTACTACAACGAACGTGTGCGTGTGCAAGGTGAAATGGTGAGTGACGAAGATCTCATTCAAACCTTTGATTTCATTGAACAGCACAAATCACAGTCACTGACCTATTTTGAATTTAGCACTTTGGCGGCGTTAGATATTTTCCGCCGACAACAAGTCGATGTGGCTATTTTGGAGGTTGGTTTAGGCGGTCGGTTAGATGCGACCAATATCGTGGATCCTAATTTGGCGGTGATTACTTCGATTGGTATTGATCACGTTGAGTTTTTAGGCGATAACCGTGAAGCGATCGGGAGAGAGAAAGCGGGTATTTTTCGTGCGAATATCCCCGTGGTAATTGGCGAGCCTGATTGCCCACAGAGCATTTTAGATTATGCTGCAGAGCTGAATTGTCAGGTTTTTCGGCGTAATCACGATTGGCAATTATCACTCAAAAACGACCGCTTGTTATGGCAAACTCAAACGGAAAATCTTGCATTTCCGTTGCCAAAAATCCCCGCGCCGAATGCGGCAACTGCGATTGCGGTATTAAAAGCCTTGCCGCTTGAAATTAGCGATGAGTTGATTTCGCAAGGCATTGCAGAGACACAAATGACGGGGCGTTTTCAGCAACTCACCGAATCC
The nucleotide sequence above comes from Pasteurellaceae bacterium Orientalotternb1. Encoded proteins:
- a CDS encoding bifunctional folylpolyglutamate synthase/dihydrofolate synthase; the protein is MTDLIIPKATDSLETWLSYLEKSHFKPIDMGLDRIRNVAETLHLLKPAPYVITVAGTNGKGSTCKLLETVLLKKGLKVGVYSSPHLIYYNERVRVQGEMVSDEDLIQTFDFIEQHKSQSLTYFEFSTLAALDIFRRQQVDVAILEVGLGGRLDATNIVDPNLAVITSIGIDHVEFLGDNREAIGREKAGIFRANIPVVIGEPDCPQSILDYAAELNCQVFRRNHDWQLSLKNDRLLWQTQTENLAFPLPKIPAPNAATAIAVLKALPLEISDELISQGIAETQMTGRFQQLTESDLQNFSGIRPLAPVIVDVGHNPHAARYLAERLQAMKSSSPKIYAVFSVLVDKDLSGIVEPLADVIDEWHCAGLHGFRGQSGEQVSEKLLQVLPTAKVRTYDDVPVASQNVFQLATKKDMIIVFGSFHTVADFMLFLQKNREK